The following DNA comes from Fervidibacillus albus.
GGATTTACCCCGCATTTTTGAAAAGGGCTATACATCCGCCGACAACCAATCGGCCAGCCCCGCCACAGGTATGGGATTGTATTTAGCAAAACGAGTAGCGGAACCGTTGAAAATGGAGATCGACGTCCAATCGGAATACGGAAAAGGAACAACCGTCCGATTACGATTCCCTCGAAAAAACGATATCGTACGAATGTCGGGCGTGTGACGAAAATGTCACACGCCCCTTCCCATTTGTTCGCCAAATGACAGGAAAAAGAGGGCAAAACTGACTATGCTAAATATAGAAAGAATGAACTTATCCAATTTTTTAGATGAAAGGAGCGGTTTTAGTTTGTATATTTTAGAAGCAAAATATATTCAAAAAGAGTTTGGAAACAAATTTAACAGACAAGAAGTATTAAAAGGAATCGATCTCCAAATCCAAGAAGGCGAATTTGTCAGTATTATGGGTCCGTCCGGTTCAGGGAAAACGACATTATTAAACTGTTTATCGTCCATTGACAAAGTCACCCGAGGATCGGTCATGATTAATGGAGAAAACTTAGTGAAAATGAGAGAAAAACAGTTAGCGAATTTCCGGAAACAATATCTCGGATTTATTTTTCAAGAGTATCATCTACTCGATTCTTTGACGGTTAAAGAAAATATACTACTTCCTTTATCAATTTTTAAAACCTCGAAAAAGGAAGCGGAACGAAAATTTCAAATCTTAGCTACAGAACTCGGCATATATTCAATCAAAGACAAATACCCGTTTGAAATATCCGGTGGTCAAAAGCAACGGACGGCTGCTGCTAGAGCTTTCATTCACGAACCGAAAATTATTTTCGCCGATGAACCGACCGGAGCATTGGATTCAAAGTCCGCCTCCGATCTGTTAAATCAAATTAGCAAATTAAATCAAAAACGGAATGCGACGATTATGCTTGTCACCCACGATGCAGTTGCGGCAAGTTTTTCTAGCCGGGTCATTTTCATTAAAGATGGGAAAATTTATTCCCAATTAAACAAAGGGGATGAAACTCGGAAGCAATTTTATCAAGCGATCGTAAAAACCCAATCGGTATTAGGCGGTGTGCAAAATGGAGATTAAACATTTTATTTGGAAAAATGTAACTAAAAATGTAAAAAACTATTATTTATATGTTTTTGCATTAATGATGTCCGTCGCCCTATATTTTTCCTTTGTGACGTTACAATACGATCCTGCCTTAAACGAAATAGAAGGAACGGTTAAAGGTGCGGCAGCGATCAAAACGTCCTCCGTGCTGCTCATAGCGATTATCGCAACATTTCTTTTGTATGCGAACCTAATTTTTATTAAACGGCGGGGAAATGAGATCGGATTACTCCATCTCATCGGGCTGACAAAAAATAAAATCTTTCGCATATTAACTGCCGAAAACTTAATTCTTTATTTTGGATCTTTTTTTGCCGGTGTATTCATTGGATTTTCTTTATCAAAGCTTATTTCCATGATTTTATTTAAATTGATCGGGATTGATGCAGTGGCGAAATTGCATTTTTCTACACAGGCATTCATACAAACGACGGTTGTATTTTTTTTCATCTACTTATTTATTATGACGATGAATTTTATATTCGTAAAACGGCAAACGATTTTAGCCCTTTTTCAAGTAAAATCGATTGCCGAAGAAAAGGTGAAAAAGCCCTCCTTTTTTCAATGGATCATCGGTATTTTCGGATTAGCTCTCATTATCATCGGTTACTACGTCTCATCGAAACTATTCGATGGGGATTTTACAACGATTAATGAACTGTATATGGCGATGTTATTCATCTTAGGTTCTGTCATCATTGGCACATATCTCTTTTATAAAGGATCGATTACTATTATTTTTAATCTGATTCGAAAAAAGAAAAATGGCTATTTATCCATTAAAGAAGTTTTATCGATTTCACCAATAATGTTCAGGATGAAATCGAACGCCTTTCTTTTAACCGTCATAACAACGGTTTCTGCCCTTGCCATCGGGTTTATGTCATTAAGTTATATTTCGTACTATTCAATCGGTATAACAGCAGAGGAAAATCTTCCGGACGATTTCGGGTTTGGAACAAGAGATAATTTCGAAAAATTTCAGAAGGCATTGGATGAACAGGGAATTGCGTATACAGAAAAGCGAATGGAAGGCACAAAAGTCGAAATGAACATTGAGCAAATTTCCGAATCTACGATGAAGGAATTAAAGATGGATTTTGAAAATTATCCGATTGTCGTCATAAGTGATGAAAGTTTGAGTGATTTGGATGTTTCCGATGACGAATTGGTCTTTTCCGACTATAGCAGTATCTTTCAAAACTTTTTTTCATTCAAATCGTCCGGAATCGTTGAAATAAATGGAAAACCGTATGAACTTATCGGAAATTATGAAGACAGCATCCTTCCATATTATCTTCAATCGGGAGGCAATCCGACAGCGATTGTGGACGATGCAAAGTGGCAACAAATTGAAGGCACAACCGTCTTGTATTATGGAATCAATATTGAAAATAAAGAGGAGTTAAAAAAAGCGAACGATCTCTTCCACTCAATCGATTTTGAAGGAAACCATACCCACTCACAACTAGATTATATTCAAGATCGAAAATTATTGATGGGTTTAATGATGTTCATCGTCGGATTTTTAGGACTCACCTTTTTAATCGTTTCTGGAAGCATTCTTTACTTCAAACAGATGGATGAAAGTGAAGATGAAAAAGCTGACTATACGATTTTACGGAAACTCGGATTTTCCGAACAAAATTTAATGAGTGGAATTCGAGTAAAACAACTGTTTAACTTTGGGATACCGTTAAGCGTCGGTTTGCTTCATAGTTATTTTGCTGTAAAATCCGGTTGGTTCTTGTTTGGCACCGAAATGTGGACACCAATGATCGCCGTCATGATTTTTTATACCGCCCTCTATTCTATTTTCGGCATTTTATCCATCTATCATTACAAACATGTCATCCAAAGGGCGTTATAACGGCTGAAAGAGTAAAAGAAACGAGATTTCTAAGGGGAACCACTGACACACATTCGAAAACAACTACTTTGGATATTGATGTCGCACCTTTCAACTTTGGATTGCGAACCATATTTCAGTTATTTCAAGGAAAGGAGGCGTAAAATAAATGAAAAAAGGAGTCTTCCTATTCATCAGTTTATTGCTAATAGGAGGATGTTCCACTTTCGATAATTTAGCCGATACCGCTATAGAAAATATGAAGACGGATTTGAAATTACCGAAATATACATTGAACAAGGAAAATTTAGAAGAAATTTCTTACGATGGTAAAACGTATATTATCGAGGATACGATCGTCCACCCGAAGGAATTGGATGAACCGATCGGAAAAGTCGTTGAAACGATTACCTTGAATGAAAATAATGAAATTTTAAGCAAAAAGGAGCTTCGGGAAATTCAAATCATCCCAAAAGAAGATGAAAAACGGACGTATATGAACTTTGGATGGGTTTATCGAATGAAAAATTTTCATCCGGATGAAAAAGTTGCAATCGTCATTAATCATGAATACCATATCGCAGAAAGAAAATAGCTGACACATAAAGCCGGGGTTTTCATTTTTGAAAGCCCCGACAATTTTTGTATAACGGCAAAAGTACATATCACCGTACGATCGATTTTTCCATTAAAAGGTCGATAAATAAAGAAACCGCCTTTGTTTCATAGGACGTTTTCGGTTTGATAATCGAAAAGGAACGAAAAAAGGGGGTATGATGCGTAGGTAGAACCTTTAACGAACCTAATTTCAATTCTTTTCGCACCGTCCATTCCGACAAAAGGGTAACGCCCAATCCCGCTTCAACGGTTTCTTTAATGACTTGTGTACTGCCAAATTCCATCAATTCGGCTTTTTCTATGCCGAGTAATTGAAGAAGCTGATCTGCCGCCTCCCTCGTTCCCGATCCCTTTTCACGGACAATCCACGGAACCTGTTCCAACGCTTCTTTCGTAACGGTATCCATTTTAGCTAACGGATGGACAGGAGAAATGAATACCCGTAACGTATCCTTTGCAAAAGGGAGAACCGCCACCCCTTTCCTTGTATTGTTCGATTCGATTAAACCGATATCGAGTTGATTGTCGGTCACTCGTTCCAATATGTTCTCCGAATTTTCGATCGTCACTTTCGGATGTATTCCCGGATACCGATGTTTCAGTTCCGTAATCACGCTCGGCAAAACATATTCCCCGATCGTATAGCTGGAACCAATTGTCAACTCT
Coding sequences within:
- a CDS encoding ABC transporter ATP-binding protein; its protein translation is MYILEAKYIQKEFGNKFNRQEVLKGIDLQIQEGEFVSIMGPSGSGKTTLLNCLSSIDKVTRGSVMINGENLVKMREKQLANFRKQYLGFIFQEYHLLDSLTVKENILLPLSIFKTSKKEAERKFQILATELGIYSIKDKYPFEISGGQKQRTAAARAFIHEPKIIFADEPTGALDSKSASDLLNQISKLNQKRNATIMLVTHDAVAASFSSRVIFIKDGKIYSQLNKGDETRKQFYQAIVKTQSVLGGVQNGD
- a CDS encoding FtsX-like permease family protein, with translation MEIKHFIWKNVTKNVKNYYLYVFALMMSVALYFSFVTLQYDPALNEIEGTVKGAAAIKTSSVLLIAIIATFLLYANLIFIKRRGNEIGLLHLIGLTKNKIFRILTAENLILYFGSFFAGVFIGFSLSKLISMILFKLIGIDAVAKLHFSTQAFIQTTVVFFFIYLFIMTMNFIFVKRQTILALFQVKSIAEEKVKKPSFFQWIIGIFGLALIIIGYYVSSKLFDGDFTTINELYMAMLFILGSVIIGTYLFYKGSITIIFNLIRKKKNGYLSIKEVLSISPIMFRMKSNAFLLTVITTVSALAIGFMSLSYISYYSIGITAEENLPDDFGFGTRDNFEKFQKALDEQGIAYTEKRMEGTKVEMNIEQISESTMKELKMDFENYPIVVISDESLSDLDVSDDELVFSDYSSIFQNFFSFKSSGIVEINGKPYELIGNYEDSILPYYLQSGGNPTAIVDDAKWQQIEGTTVLYYGINIENKEELKKANDLFHSIDFEGNHTHSQLDYIQDRKLLMGLMMFIVGFLGLTFLIVSGSILYFKQMDESEDEKADYTILRKLGFSEQNLMSGIRVKQLFNFGIPLSVGLLHSYFAVKSGWFLFGTEMWTPMIAVMIFYTALYSIFGILSIYHYKHVIQRAL
- a CDS encoding NisI/SpaI family lantibiotic immunity lipoprotein, whose translation is MKKGVFLFISLLLIGGCSTFDNLADTAIENMKTDLKLPKYTLNKENLEEISYDGKTYIIEDTIVHPKELDEPIGKVVETITLNENNEILSKKELREIQIIPKEDEKRTYMNFGWVYRMKNFHPDEKVAIVINHEYHIAERK
- a CDS encoding LysR family transcriptional regulator, whose translation is MEQSLQVFVKVVEKRNFSKAAEELHMTQPAVSQYIQGLEREMGVKLLERTNKYVRVNPFGEIVYAYAKEILSLHGKMKRLIDDRVNQPNGELTIGSSYTIGEYVLPSVITELKHRYPGIHPKVTIENSENILERVTDNQLDIGLIESNNTRKGVAVLPFAKDTLRVFISPVHPLAKMDTVTKEALEQVPWIVREKGSGTREAADQLLQLLGIEKAELMEFGSTQVIKETVEAGLGVTLLSEWTVRKELKLGSLKVLPTHHTPFFRSFSIIKPKTSYETKAVSLFIDLLMEKSIVR